DNA sequence from the Candidatus Zixiibacteriota bacterium genome:
AACCTTGTGTTTTGTCTCCTGTTGATTGAACGCTTTGGCTGCCGTCTCAATTGCGGCGCCAAGCGATGTCCCTTGCATAGACACCGACTCATTATCCATCACCGAGAGCAGCATTTCAGCCGCGGCATAATCCAGCGTAAGCGGGCATTGAATAAATCCTTCACCGGCAAATGCCACAAGACCGATGCGGTCTCCTTGCAGCCGATCTATAATACTACGGATTTCTTGTTTGGCAAGTTCCAACCTATTTGGTTTCATATCAGCCGCAAGCATCGAATTAGAGACGTCCAAGGCAACAACAATATCCAATCCTTCACGTTTTACAGTCTCAAAATGAGTCCCAAATTGCAGCCGGGAAAGTGTAATTATGATAAATATGAGAGAGGTGACTATTAACAGGGCCTTTGTACGCTGGCGCGCAAATGATATATACGGGGCATTTTTCATGATCAATGGAATATCGCCAAATCGCGCAAGAAGCTTCTTTTTGCGGCTGATCGCCCAAAAGAGAAACGCTCCAAGAATAATTACTCCAAGAATAAGCAAGAGATGTTCGGGTGAATAAAATCGCATATTAGTCTTACTAAAACTCGCTAAGCCCTACGGCAGTTTCCTGAAATATGTATATCCAAGCAGCGCCTCCAAAACAAGCAGTAGCAAACCGGCATAAGTGAAGTAAGGAAATAGCTCGCTGTACTGGATATGATGGGATACTTTGATTTCCGTCTTTTCCAGATTGTCGATAATAGAGTATATTTCCTCAAGTTCTTTGCCTGACTGAGCTCGGAAATATTTCCCGCCCGTCACCTCGGCTATTTTTGTTAAAGTTTCTTCGTCAATTGTGGTCGGCTGATAAATATAGCGTTTGCCGAAAATTGGGTCTTGATAGGGAAACATGGCATTCCCCTTCTTCCCGGCGCCTATCGTATAAATTTTTATATCAAAGGCTGCGGCAAGATTTGCCGCAGTAATGGGATCGATTTCGCCGGCATTATTGTCACCATCGGTCAGCAAAACAATGATGCGGGACTTGGACTCCGATTCTCTCAGGCGATTAACACCGTTGGCAATACCCATTCCGATAGCCGTGCCGTCTTCAAGCAATCCAAAGTTTACTTGATCCACAAATTCAAGCAGAACGCCGTAATCGACGGTGAGTGGGCACTGCGCAAATGAATTGCGCGCAAAGACAACTAGCCCGATACGGTCATTGACTCGTTTGTTAATAAAATTCTTTATCTCCTGTTTTGCCACGAACAATCGATTGTTCGGTTTGAAATCTTCGGCTTGCATCGATGAGGAGACATCGAGCACAATCATAATATCGATTCCCTCAGATGTGATATCCCTAATTTCGGTACCGGACCTTGGGCGAGCGAAGGCAAGAACAAGAAATGCAATTGCCAGCAGCCGAAATGCAATGAGCACAAATCTGAACTTCTGACGGCTGGATCGTGCGGCGCGTGAAACTATTTTGACATCCGAATACTTGATTGTCGCCGATTTAAATCGTTTCTGTCTAAAATAGTAAATGAGCATTACGAGGATGAGTATTCCTCCGGCTACAAATATGGCTATCGGAGATATCTGCAGGTCTCCGGAGCCGAACAGATTGAATCCAAATCCTGAGAATTCGATATCTTTCATCGCCTGCCACCTGCCGCGACCGGTTCCTGTGTGGACATTTTCGCTGCCTGAGTTGCAACTTGTGCTTTTCTAATGACATCTTCTCGAACGGATTCAATAATGTCATGGACAAGTTTGAAATCGGACTCGACTCTTTCTCGTTCAGGAATATAGCGGGCGAACTTTACCAGATCGGCATGCCTGAAAAATGACGAACAGTCGACATAGAGAGTTCCAGCTAATTCGATCTCCTGAAATATTTCGAGGAATTCCTCAGTTGTCATTTCCAAAACATCAACCTTGTATATCCTCCCAAAATAAGAGCGCAAAATTTCGGTCAGCGCAATATAGTATTCCTTGAACTGGCCGTCGTCGAGAAACGGTTTTTGCTTGAGCAATGCCAAGTCAGC
Encoded proteins:
- a CDS encoding VWA domain-containing protein; its protein translation is MRFYSPEHLLLILGVIILGAFLFWAISRKKKLLARFGDIPLIMKNAPYISFARQRTKALLIVTSLIFIIITLSRLQFGTHFETVKREGLDIVVALDVSNSMLAADMKPNRLELAKQEIRSIIDRLQGDRIGLVAFAGEGFIQCPLTLDYAAAEMLLSVMDNESVSMQGTSLGAAIETAAKAFNQQETKHKVLLLLTDGEDFGGGVEEIAKEARKQGVRIYCVGIGSPAGVPIPMLDRKGEQVGFRKDEGGEVIVSKLDDVTLQKVALATGGKYYHATAGEIELDKIFDEISGLEKKELEGTLVTKYDDRYQWPLLIAMFFIISEFFLPERKKPTTEAANE
- a CDS encoding VWA domain-containing protein encodes the protein MKDIEFSGFGFNLFGSGDLQISPIAIFVAGGILILVMLIYYFRQKRFKSATIKYSDVKIVSRAARSSRQKFRFVLIAFRLLAIAFLVLAFARPRSGTEIRDITSEGIDIMIVLDVSSSMQAEDFKPNNRLFVAKQEIKNFINKRVNDRIGLVVFARNSFAQCPLTVDYGVLLEFVDQVNFGLLEDGTAIGMGIANGVNRLRESESKSRIIVLLTDGDNNAGEIDPITAANLAAAFDIKIYTIGAGKKGNAMFPYQDPIFGKRYIYQPTTIDEETLTKIAEVTGGKYFRAQSGKELEEIYSIIDNLEKTEIKVSHHIQYSELFPYFTYAGLLLLVLEALLGYTYFRKLP